In Spirochaeta thermophila DSM 6578, the following proteins share a genomic window:
- a CDS encoding DsrE/DsrF/TusD sulfur relay family protein, which produces MKLTIQVIAPPYSYEDMDTAIHIAEAALEKGHEVTIFLFADAVLATSKHVKPMKIDRNIPMKLQNLIQEKGLDVQICSLCMEYRGLRVEDIIEGSSPSGLPGLAELITTSDRFISLSP; this is translated from the coding sequence ATGAAACTCACCATTCAGGTCATCGCTCCGCCGTACAGCTACGAGGACATGGACACAGCGATCCATATCGCCGAGGCTGCCCTGGAGAAAGGCCACGAGGTGACCATCTTCCTCTTCGCCGATGCCGTCCTCGCCACCTCGAAGCACGTGAAGCCCATGAAGATCGACAGGAACATTCCGATGAAGCTTCAGAATCTCATCCAGGAGAAGGGACTCGATGTGCAGATCTGCTCGCTCTGTATGGAGTATCGAGGGCTCAGGGTGGAGGATATCATAGAGGGCTCGTCTCCGTCGGGGCTTCCGGGTCTTGCAGAGCTCATCACCACGTCTGATCGTTTCATCAGTCTCA
- a CDS encoding YeeE/YedE family protein: MIWTGLLVGFLFGIVLQRGRICFNSAFRDVLLFKDNYLFKLAVFTLALEMILFVLLSQVGLMQMNPKPLNLVGNIIGGFVFGLGMVLAGGCASGVTYRVGEGLTTAWFAALFYGLGAYATKSGAFSWWLSWVGQFKSPLSVEESAYYVKGAGPTISSVLGLNPWIPALVIAALFILWAFGTKTTSRETKFNWKIASVCLALVAGLGFITSTLSGRKYGLGITGGWINLFQGFLTNSPLNWEGLEIVGIILGAGVAAAVAGEFKLRMPKNPVTYLQVGIGGLLMGIGAVTAGGCNIGHFLTGVPQLALSSWLASIFFILGNWTMAWILFRR, translated from the coding sequence ATGATCTGGACAGGACTTCTGGTCGGATTCCTCTTCGGGATAGTTCTCCAACGAGGGCGTATCTGCTTCAATTCCGCCTTCAGGGACGTGCTCCTCTTCAAGGACAACTATCTCTTCAAGCTCGCGGTATTCACTCTCGCCCTTGAAATGATACTCTTCGTCCTCCTTTCACAGGTGGGACTCATGCAGATGAACCCCAAGCCTCTCAACCTGGTGGGGAACATCATAGGAGGATTCGTCTTCGGCCTCGGCATGGTACTCGCAGGCGGGTGCGCCTCGGGCGTGACCTACCGCGTGGGTGAAGGACTCACCACCGCCTGGTTCGCCGCCCTCTTCTACGGCCTCGGCGCCTATGCCACCAAGAGCGGCGCATTCTCATGGTGGCTCTCCTGGGTGGGGCAGTTCAAGTCACCACTCTCCGTGGAAGAATCGGCCTACTATGTGAAAGGCGCAGGTCCCACCATCTCGAGCGTCCTCGGCCTGAACCCATGGATCCCCGCTTTGGTGATCGCAGCCCTCTTCATCTTGTGGGCGTTCGGCACGAAGACCACCTCCCGAGAGACGAAGTTCAACTGGAAGATCGCAAGCGTCTGTCTCGCCCTCGTCGCAGGCCTCGGGTTCATCACCAGCACCCTCTCCGGACGGAAGTACGGACTCGGGATCACCGGCGGATGGATCAACCTCTTCCAGGGTTTCCTCACCAACAGCCCCCTCAACTGGGAGGGACTCGAGATCGTGGGAATCATTCTGGGTGCAGGAGTGGCCGCCGCAGTGGCCGGCGAGTTCAAGCTGCGCATGCCGAAGAACCCTGTGACCTACCTCCAGGTGGGTATCGGCGGACTCCTCATGGGCATAGGGGCGGTCACCGCCGGAGGGTGTAACATCGGTCACTTCCTCACCGGTGTACCGCAGCTCGCACTCTCCTCCTGGCTCGCTTCCATCTTCTTCATCCTCGGCAACTGGACCATGGCATGGATCCTCTTCAGGAGGTAG
- a CDS encoding sulfurtransferase TusA family protein produces the protein MANYQVSKEIDVRGEVCPIPDVEAKRAVQSANDGEIILVRIDYPLSKERIPETVKKLGSEVLEIEEAAPGEWNIYIKVKK, from the coding sequence ATGGCGAACTACCAGGTCAGCAAGGAAATCGACGTGAGAGGTGAAGTGTGCCCCATCCCCGACGTGGAGGCGAAGCGGGCCGTGCAGTCAGCAAACGACGGGGAGATCATCCTCGTCCGCATCGACTATCCTCTCTCGAAAGAAAGGATCCCGGAAACAGTGAAGAAGCTGGGGAGCGAGGTGCTGGAAATCGAGGAAGCCGCCCCCGGTGAATGGAACATCTACATCAAAGTGAAGAAATAA
- the lpdA gene encoding dihydrolipoyl dehydrogenase produces the protein MSYQYDLVVLGSGPGGYVAAIRASQLGLKAAVVEKDKLGGVCLNIGCIPSKALIHMATLYRQAQETLSRTGVKVDTSGFDYEKVFSYSRQVADRLSKGVQYLLKKNKVDVITGEGVLEDPHTVRVGDARYTGKFVLVATGSSPRSIPGFEIDELVVLSSTGALMLKELPTRIIILGGGAIGMEFAYVFSSFGVQVTVVEMLDQVLPFMDHEVVEVLVKDFSKRGITILTSSKATSLVKTESGVVLTVEGASGRQELQAEKLLVSIGRAPNTRGIGLEEIGVQLDERGFVKVGDYYQTAVEGVYAIGDILPTPQLAHVASKEGEIAVLHMAGRPKEKVLPQEEIPSAVYTEPQVAGFGLTEKEAKEKGLSYKTAVFPFRGVGKAVAVGEVDGFVKLVYDPETEEILGAFIVGPEATELVHELLLAKRSELLLDDISHMVHAHPTLSEGVMEAARMAQGWAIHV, from the coding sequence ATGTCCTATCAATATGATCTCGTGGTCCTGGGAAGCGGTCCCGGGGGGTATGTGGCTGCCATACGGGCATCCCAGCTCGGCCTCAAGGCCGCAGTGGTGGAGAAGGACAAGCTCGGCGGTGTGTGTCTCAACATAGGGTGCATTCCTTCGAAGGCCCTCATCCACATGGCCACCCTCTACCGGCAGGCCCAGGAGACCCTCTCCCGGACCGGGGTGAAGGTGGATACCTCCGGGTTCGACTACGAGAAGGTCTTCTCCTACTCGCGACAGGTGGCGGACAGGCTCAGCAAGGGGGTGCAGTACCTCCTCAAGAAGAACAAGGTGGATGTGATCACAGGGGAAGGGGTGCTGGAGGATCCCCACACCGTGCGTGTGGGTGATGCCCGCTACACCGGCAAGTTCGTCCTTGTTGCCACGGGCTCCTCGCCCCGGAGCATCCCCGGATTCGAGATCGACGAGCTGGTGGTGCTCTCGTCCACCGGGGCCCTCATGCTCAAGGAACTGCCGACGCGCATCATCATCCTGGGTGGTGGAGCGATTGGGATGGAGTTCGCCTACGTCTTCAGCAGCTTCGGCGTACAGGTGACGGTGGTGGAGATGCTCGATCAGGTGCTGCCCTTCATGGACCACGAGGTGGTCGAGGTGCTCGTGAAGGACTTTTCCAAGCGGGGGATCACCATCCTCACCTCCTCGAAGGCCACCTCTCTTGTGAAGACTGAGAGTGGTGTAGTCCTCACGGTGGAAGGGGCTTCGGGCAGGCAAGAACTTCAAGCGGAGAAGCTCCTCGTCTCCATAGGTCGGGCTCCCAACACCAGGGGCATCGGCCTCGAGGAGATAGGGGTGCAGCTCGATGAGCGGGGATTCGTGAAGGTGGGCGACTACTACCAGACGGCGGTGGAGGGGGTGTACGCCATTGGCGACATCCTGCCTACGCCGCAGCTCGCCCACGTGGCTTCCAAGGAGGGCGAGATCGCGGTGCTCCACATGGCGGGCAGGCCCAAGGAGAAGGTGTTGCCCCAGGAGGAGATCCCCTCCGCGGTGTATACCGAGCCCCAGGTGGCCGGCTTCGGCCTCACAGAGAAGGAGGCGAAGGAGAAGGGTCTCTCCTACAAGACCGCGGTCTTCCCCTTCAGGGGAGTGGGCAAGGCGGTGGCCGTGGGAGAGGTAGACGGGTTCGTGAAGCTCGTATACGATCCGGAAACTGAAGAGATCCTGGGTGCCTTCATCGTGGGACCCGAGGCGACCGAGCTCGTCCACGAGCTCCTCCTCGCGAAGCGGAGCGAGCTCCTCCTCGACGACATATCACACATGGTACACGCCCATCCCACCCTCTCGGAGGGGGTCATGGAGGCGGCCCGCATGGCCCAGGGCTGGGCCATCCACGTCTAG
- a CDS encoding glycerol-3-phosphate acyltransferase has protein sequence MDLLYSGRIFLSLLTGYLLGSFLPAYFLSLGFRGTDIRTVGDGNPGVVNAARTMGLAYGIVTALYDVTKPLVALYVAYSLFRLPLPLAYLSGFCAILGHKYPFYLGFKGGRGIAATVGLFLFLFAMLLVTTVPPMETVAFFAFVGIYALIFLLATHGSGDLFAVSILPMTGFWLALHVEDLLSLAVVWLLLGTITFEAGKNLARDGIALYPEKSTSWRVLARPLALVFIPLDLLVGRWLVYLLLGLVLGVFFILDLLRLLIPVMEDRLQMEVATDLKIFKKKEEGRISSITTFLFGILLCFLLFDRYVAYAAVGFVALGDMFGKIVGINFGRRVLFRRSSKTLEGTLGFLAAALGVGFFLWVSGALPLPVLLIGGVSAAVVEALPGQVDDNFTVSVVSGVLMELALRFL, from the coding sequence ATGGATCTTCTCTACTCCGGCCGTATCTTCCTCTCCCTCCTCACGGGCTATCTCCTCGGCTCGTTCCTTCCGGCCTATTTCCTCTCGCTCGGGTTCAGGGGCACGGACATCCGTACGGTGGGTGACGGAAATCCCGGCGTGGTGAACGCCGCCCGCACGATGGGACTCGCCTACGGTATTGTGACCGCCCTCTACGACGTCACCAAGCCCCTCGTCGCCCTCTATGTGGCGTATAGCCTCTTCCGCCTCCCCCTTCCGCTCGCCTATCTTTCGGGGTTCTGTGCCATACTGGGCCACAAGTACCCCTTCTATCTCGGGTTCAAGGGAGGCCGGGGTATCGCCGCCACGGTGGGGCTCTTCCTCTTCCTCTTTGCCATGCTCCTCGTGACCACCGTGCCCCCTATGGAGACCGTTGCCTTCTTTGCCTTTGTAGGGATCTACGCCCTCATCTTCCTGCTCGCCACCCATGGGAGCGGTGACCTCTTTGCGGTGAGCATACTCCCCATGACAGGTTTCTGGCTCGCCCTCCATGTGGAGGACCTGCTTTCACTCGCCGTTGTGTGGCTGCTCTTGGGTACGATCACCTTCGAGGCGGGGAAGAATCTCGCCCGCGATGGCATCGCCCTCTATCCGGAGAAGAGCACCTCCTGGCGCGTACTCGCCCGTCCCCTCGCCCTCGTCTTCATTCCCCTCGATCTCCTCGTGGGACGCTGGCTCGTCTACCTGCTCCTCGGCCTGGTCCTGGGGGTCTTCTTCATCCTCGACCTGCTCAGACTCCTCATCCCCGTGATGGAGGACCGCCTCCAGATGGAGGTCGCCACGGATCTCAAGATCTTCAAGAAGAAAGAGGAAGGACGTATCTCCTCCATCACCACCTTCCTGTTCGGGATCCTCCTGTGCTTCCTGCTCTTCGACCGGTACGTGGCCTACGCCGCGGTGGGTTTCGTGGCCCTTGGGGACATGTTCGGCAAGATCGTGGGGATCAATTTCGGCAGGCGCGTACTCTTCAGGCGTTCCTCGAAGACCCTCGAGGGCACGCTCGGCTTCCTCGCGGCGGCGTTGGGAGTGGGATTCTTCCTCTGGGTGAGCGGCGCCCTGCCCCTGCCCGTGCTCCTCATAGGGGGGGTGAGTGCCGCGGTGGTCGAGGCCCTTCCCGGTCAGGTGGACGACAACTTCACTGTGTCGGTGGTTTCCGGCGTGCTCATGGAGCTGGCCCTCAGGTTTCTCTAG
- a CDS encoding glycosyltransferase family 2 protein, whose translation MRETLSSAETSPPTEGHTRPLFFSIIIPAYNEERYIGNTLTHLAQADYPHEYFEVLIVENGSSDRTREVVEQTALPHWHILHVAQHGVSRAKNAGIEACAPEADWVIFLDADTYALPGFLRELNDFLLAHREHDLTCGMVRLRPYPETLKARAWYAFYNFANRVTHTTRSIQIVRRDILREVRFDEAPAFGEDTRLLSACKRRGRYFYLPTDKVFSSTRRFEKRGWMRQLFTWIYLHFLPYELKKRASYPALR comes from the coding sequence ATGCGAGAAACACTATCTTCTGCTGAGACGAGTCCTCCCACAGAGGGACACACGAGGCCCCTCTTCTTCTCCATCATCATCCCGGCCTACAACGAGGAACGGTACATCGGGAATACCCTCACCCATCTCGCCCAAGCGGACTACCCACACGAGTACTTCGAGGTGCTCATCGTCGAAAACGGGTCCTCGGATCGCACGAGGGAGGTGGTGGAGCAGACAGCCCTCCCCCACTGGCACATCCTCCACGTGGCGCAGCACGGGGTCTCCCGGGCCAAGAACGCCGGGATCGAGGCCTGTGCGCCCGAGGCGGACTGGGTCATCTTTCTCGATGCAGACACCTACGCGCTCCCCGGCTTTCTCCGAGAACTCAACGACTTCCTCCTCGCGCACAGAGAGCACGACCTCACCTGCGGCATGGTGCGTCTGCGGCCGTATCCCGAGACTCTCAAGGCCAGAGCCTGGTACGCCTTCTACAACTTCGCCAACAGAGTCACACACACCACCCGCTCCATCCAGATCGTGCGGCGCGACATCCTCCGAGAGGTGCGGTTCGACGAAGCCCCCGCCTTCGGTGAGGACACGAGGCTCCTCTCAGCCTGCAAGAGGCGGGGCAGATACTTCTACCTTCCCACGGACAAGGTATTCTCGTCCACCCGGCGGTTCGAGAAGAGAGGATGGATGAGGCAACTCTTCACGTGGATCTACCTCCACTTCCTCCCCTATGAGCTCAAAAAACGTGCCTCCTATCCGGCCCTTCGCTAG
- a CDS encoding response regulator — protein MKDSREFSRILVVEDELLVGLAIKDMLKEAGYLAEGPVAAPEEVRSLVAALKPHVVIMDLNLGGHFEGIDLGRELIQQGIPVIFITGYANEPILQKVKALSPRGLLIKPLTPQQVLHAVEAVKTGI, from the coding sequence ATGAAAGACTCACGCGAATTTTCCCGCATCCTCGTGGTGGAAGACGAACTCCTCGTCGGCCTCGCGATCAAGGACATGCTCAAGGAGGCGGGCTATCTCGCGGAAGGCCCGGTCGCCGCTCCAGAGGAGGTGCGGTCCCTCGTGGCAGCCCTCAAACCCCACGTGGTGATCATGGATCTCAACCTGGGCGGCCACTTCGAGGGGATCGACCTGGGCAGGGAGCTCATCCAGCAGGGAATTCCCGTCATCTTCATCACAGGGTATGCAAACGAGCCCATCCTCCAGAAGGTGAAGGCCCTCAGCCCCCGGGGACTCCTGATAAAGCCTCTCACCCCCCAACAGGTCCTCCACGCCGTGGAAGCGGTAAAAACCGGGATCTAG
- the rsgA gene encoding ribosome small subunit-dependent GTPase A, producing the protein MTLFDLGYHEKLDRFRREQGLEGSDVGRVISVHRDWYLVGTTEGEVTAQVAGNLRFSAQGPEDFPVVRDWVALKVYGEDGGIIHRVFPRFSVISRKAAGAAGSIQVIAANVDYGLLIQSVDRDFNPNRLERYLAICRAAGVEPIVVLTKVDTVPVARVEETTDRIRRRLGEIPLVAISNTTRRGYGDLMRLLKRTKTYCMLGSSGVGKSTLVNNLACRARMKTGAVSEHTKKGTHVTTHRELIVLDCGAMIIDNPGMREVGIACAAEGVDEAFGAITAYARGCRFRDCTHVKEIGCAVREAVERGEIERAAYENYLRMRKEQEHFGATLQERRRKDRAFGRMVRQYKKMKRMR; encoded by the coding sequence ATGACCCTTTTCGATCTGGGATACCACGAGAAACTCGATCGATTCAGGCGGGAACAGGGACTCGAGGGGTCCGATGTGGGCAGGGTGATCTCGGTACACAGGGACTGGTACCTCGTCGGAACCACAGAGGGTGAGGTGACGGCTCAGGTTGCAGGGAATCTCCGATTCTCGGCCCAGGGGCCGGAAGACTTCCCTGTGGTGCGGGATTGGGTGGCCCTGAAGGTCTATGGTGAGGACGGTGGTATCATCCACCGGGTCTTTCCTCGCTTTTCGGTCATCTCCAGGAAGGCAGCCGGTGCCGCCGGCTCGATCCAGGTGATCGCAGCGAATGTCGATTACGGACTCCTCATCCAGTCCGTGGACCGGGATTTCAATCCCAACAGACTCGAGCGGTACCTCGCCATCTGTCGCGCTGCCGGCGTGGAACCGATCGTCGTGTTGACCAAGGTGGATACGGTACCCGTCGCACGGGTGGAGGAAACCACTGACCGCATACGAAGGCGTCTCGGGGAGATCCCCCTCGTGGCGATAAGCAACACCACACGTCGGGGGTATGGGGACCTGATGCGACTCCTGAAGAGGACCAAGACGTACTGCATGCTCGGCTCGTCCGGGGTCGGGAAGTCGACGCTGGTGAACAACCTCGCCTGCCGGGCAAGGATGAAGACCGGGGCGGTGAGTGAGCATACGAAGAAGGGGACCCATGTGACCACACACAGGGAGTTGATCGTGCTCGACTGTGGAGCCATGATCATCGACAATCCGGGGATGAGGGAGGTGGGGATCGCCTGCGCGGCGGAGGGAGTGGACGAGGCCTTCGGTGCCATAACGGCCTATGCCCGGGGATGCAGGTTCAGGGATTGTACCCACGTGAAGGAGATCGGCTGTGCTGTGCGCGAGGCCGTGGAGCGTGGTGAGATAGAGAGGGCCGCCTATGAGAACTACCTCAGGATGAGGAAAGAGCAGGAACACTTCGGAGCCACGTTGCAGGAGAGACGCAGGAAGGACAGGGCGTTCGGGAGGATGGTGCGACAGTACAAAAAGATGAAGAGGATGCGTTGA
- a CDS encoding LysE family translocator, which produces MDLTATTIFVLITSLTPGPNNISSASMALSHGYRNTLPYLLGISTGFFILLTIASLLSSLILQHLSWIEAPISLLGGLYILWLAVHILKAQYDVETDPHPPLGFPSGLLLQFVNPKGLIYALTLHTTFLRNLPRTIPWTLTSSLLLALITFLSVSLWALGGSAIRTHMSNERVRLSLNITLAVLLAYTALSLWIHALR; this is translated from the coding sequence ATGGACCTCACCGCCACGACCATCTTCGTCCTCATAACCAGCCTCACCCCGGGACCGAACAACATAAGCAGCGCATCCATGGCGCTCTCACACGGATACCGGAACACCCTGCCCTATCTCCTGGGTATCAGCACAGGATTCTTCATCTTACTCACGATCGCCTCCCTTCTCTCCAGCCTCATCCTGCAACACCTCTCCTGGATCGAAGCCCCCATCTCTCTCCTCGGCGGGCTCTACATCCTATGGCTCGCCGTTCACATCCTGAAGGCCCAGTACGACGTGGAAACCGACCCCCACCCCCCGCTTGGCTTCCCCTCCGGACTCCTCCTCCAGTTCGTAAACCCAAAAGGCCTCATCTACGCCCTTACCCTCCACACCACCTTCCTGAGGAACCTCCCGAGGACCATCCCCTGGACCCTCACCTCATCCCTCCTCCTCGCCCTCATCACCTTCCTCTCGGTCTCCCTGTGGGCGTTGGGAGGAAGCGCCATCCGCACCCACATGAGCAACGAGCGGGTGAGACTCTCCCTCAACATCACCCTCGCCGTGCTCCTCGCCTACACCGCCCTCTCCCTCTGGATTCACGCCCTGCGATGA
- a CDS encoding 6-hydroxymethylpterin diphosphokinase MptE-like protein: MNTTLARNLQVLTPKDPSLARLIAHTSPHPGLTLAHTPHGETIPALTTPTGIRTLHSRIDPDREAQRLIKAQRPKGFCIVLGLGAGYHLKILLHTPEVHHILVLEHDPSFLAALLSLVDLSDILSHPRIHLLLDPSPDLLSRTISRLFIPSLDHTYTIIPLRSRTLLAPTAFDHLLTTTRTILDTLSSDHATQTRFGTTWMRNTLLNLPHLMRNTTIPPLPPRLAITGAGPSLIHTIPLLRNHPVLASDTSLPVLLHHDITPFLVTSIDCQPYTLLHYAGLPSTRYPVLLDLAAPPPLVRTLPAPLLAAGPHPLHQYLAAHLPLPHIPSHTGNVAATLTLFALSHGAREILLAGTDFAYPHLLPYPPGTFLWPYLLSRTTHTSPLLSGLLSLTLPRIHGDHTPPTSPLLSHYRTTLLAHLEKAGGTVVEYRPGTFHISAPETPPETIPSRPPTLEDLSRTMTTYRNSLEDLPPLASRLQFDTLPDEARALWATLLPLLASTQRRTLSAPLEEASRQTLTTALRLLDHLSLTTLT, encoded by the coding sequence ATGAACACCACACTCGCCCGCAACCTACAGGTCCTCACCCCCAAAGACCCCTCCCTCGCCCGGCTCATCGCCCACACCTCACCACACCCCGGACTCACCCTCGCCCACACCCCCCACGGCGAGACCATTCCCGCCCTCACCACCCCCACAGGCATCCGGACCCTCCACTCACGCATCGATCCAGACCGGGAAGCCCAGCGCCTCATCAAAGCCCAGCGCCCCAAGGGATTCTGCATCGTCCTCGGACTCGGCGCAGGCTACCACCTCAAGATCCTCCTCCACACCCCCGAGGTACACCACATCCTCGTCCTCGAACACGACCCCTCCTTTCTCGCCGCCCTCCTCTCCCTCGTCGACCTCTCCGACATCCTCTCACATCCCCGCATCCACCTCCTCCTCGACCCCTCCCCGGACCTCCTCTCCCGGACCATAAGCCGCCTCTTCATCCCCTCCCTCGACCACACCTACACCATCATACCCCTCCGCTCCAGGACCCTCCTCGCCCCCACCGCATTCGACCACCTCCTCACCACCACCCGCACCATCCTCGACACCCTCAGCTCCGACCACGCCACCCAGACACGCTTCGGCACCACATGGATGCGCAACACCCTCCTCAACCTCCCTCACCTCATGCGAAACACCACCATCCCCCCCCTCCCCCCTCGCCTCGCCATCACCGGCGCAGGCCCCTCTCTCATCCACACCATACCCCTCCTCAGAAACCACCCCGTCCTCGCCTCGGACACGAGCCTCCCCGTACTCCTCCACCACGACATCACCCCCTTCCTCGTTACGAGCATCGACTGCCAGCCGTACACCCTCCTCCACTACGCAGGACTCCCCTCCACCCGCTACCCCGTACTCCTCGACCTCGCCGCCCCACCCCCGCTCGTGCGCACCCTCCCTGCACCACTCCTCGCCGCAGGCCCCCACCCTCTCCATCAGTACCTCGCCGCACACCTTCCCCTTCCCCACATCCCCTCCCACACCGGCAACGTGGCAGCCACCCTCACCCTCTTCGCCCTCTCCCACGGCGCCCGAGAGATCCTCCTCGCCGGCACCGACTTCGCCTACCCCCACCTCCTCCCCTACCCCCCCGGCACCTTCCTCTGGCCCTACCTCCTCTCACGCACCACCCACACGAGCCCCCTCCTTTCCGGCCTCCTCTCCCTCACTCTCCCCCGGATCCACGGCGATCACACTCCTCCCACGAGCCCCCTTCTCTCACACTACCGCACCACACTCCTCGCGCACCTCGAAAAGGCAGGTGGCACTGTCGTGGAATACCGACCTGGCACCTTTCACATCAGCGCCCCGGAGACACCACCCGAGACCATTCCCAGCCGACCGCCCACACTCGAAGATCTCTCCCGCACCATGACCACCTATCGGAACTCTCTCGAAGACCTCCCCCCCCTCGCCTCCCGCCTCCAGTTCGACACCCTCCCGGACGAGGCACGCGCCCTCTGGGCAACCCTGCTCCCCCTCCTCGCCTCGACACAACGCCGCACGCTCAGCGCCCCCCTCGAAGAAGCGAGCCGCCAGACCCTCACCACCGCCCTCCGCCTCCTGGACCACCTCTCTCTCACCACGCTGACATAG
- a CDS encoding 6-hydroxymethylpterin diphosphokinase MptE-like protein has translation MAERPRLHSAYDPRREALRFIEAQEALRRAHPSCILLLGAGEGHVFKAIKERFPDIPVIRIFYDPEPASQAEGAEPFWYPGTSETVEGFLSRHIHDTLVPGLVVLEWPPSARIWPETSRTTRDLVAQFVRERTGTILTSLHSGRRWLRNLVRNTLIFDTYYLPDTPPPEILVAASGPSLTTLLPSLTRTPYHLWALPSSLAALSAHRIRPHAAVATDGSPYARLHLSHLPPDTPLFAPLTAALTPHARLIPLSLHSPLEQALLSLLPLPHIRLGPHGTVAGTALLLALSLGATRILTAGLDLAILPPWQHVRPHTFDPLIETAATRTTPLLHLRHTPILLHTRPIPGTPWHTTESLTTYAGWFASHPPSPSHTLIRINPSPHPFPHWKTTPTLPEPTTTPHPLHLTPHPAPPLPTRRRALGGLLHLLEERTLLAPDDPRFTELGFLLGGPPFRHLLTPPVTLEKTHTFREAVRTFFDTLRHTYGLDT, from the coding sequence ATGGCTGAGAGACCCCGCCTCCACTCCGCCTATGATCCCCGCAGGGAAGCACTCCGATTCATAGAGGCGCAGGAAGCCCTCAGGAGAGCACATCCCTCGTGCATACTCCTCCTCGGCGCCGGAGAGGGACATGTCTTCAAGGCCATCAAGGAACGTTTCCCCGACATCCCGGTGATCCGGATATTCTACGATCCAGAACCCGCCTCACAGGCTGAGGGGGCCGAACCCTTTTGGTATCCCGGCACTTCCGAGACAGTGGAGGGATTCCTCTCCCGGCACATCCATGACACCCTCGTCCCCGGCCTCGTGGTGCTGGAATGGCCCCCCTCCGCCAGGATATGGCCGGAAACCTCCCGCACCACAAGGGACCTGGTAGCACAGTTCGTCAGGGAGAGGACAGGCACCATCCTCACCTCCCTCCATTCGGGGAGACGGTGGCTCAGAAACCTGGTGCGGAACACCCTCATCTTCGACACCTACTATCTTCCCGACACTCCCCCACCCGAGATCCTCGTCGCAGCCTCCGGCCCCTCCCTCACCACCCTCCTCCCTTCCCTCACCCGCACCCCCTACCACCTCTGGGCCCTCCCCTCCTCCCTCGCCGCCCTCTCTGCCCACCGCATCCGCCCCCACGCCGCCGTCGCCACCGACGGCTCCCCCTACGCCCGCCTCCACCTCTCCCACCTCCCACCCGACACCCCCCTCTTCGCCCCCCTCACCGCCGCCCTCACCCCACACGCCAGACTCATCCCCCTCTCCCTCCACAGCCCCCTCGAACAGGCCCTCCTCTCCCTCCTCCCCCTCCCCCACATCCGCCTCGGCCCCCACGGCACCGTCGCCGGCACCGCCCTCCTCCTCGCCCTCTCCCTCGGCGCCACACGGATCCTCACGGCCGGCCTCGACCTCGCCATCCTTCCCCCTTGGCAACACGTGCGGCCTCACACCTTCGATCCCCTCATAGAGACCGCAGCCACCCGCACCACCCCCCTCCTCCACCTGCGGCACACCCCCATCCTCCTCCACACCCGTCCCATTCCCGGCACCCCCTGGCACACCACCGAATCCCTCACCACCTACGCCGGCTGGTTCGCCTCCCATCCCCCATCCCCCTCCCACACCCTCATCCGCATCAACCCATCCCCCCACCCCTTCCCACACTGGAAAACCACCCCCACCCTCCCCGAACCCACCACCACCCCCCACCCACTCCACCTCACCCCCCACCCCGCCCCACCACTCCCCACCCGCAGACGAGCCCTCGGAGGCCTCCTCCACCTCCTCGAAGAACGCACCCTCCTCGCCCCTGACGACCCCCGCTTCACGGAACTCGGTTTTCTCCTGGGCGGTCCTCCATTCAGACATCTCCTCACCCCGCCCGTCACCCTTGAGAAAACCCACACCTTCCGCGAGGCGGTCCGCACCTTCTTCGACACCCTCCGCCACACCTATGGACTCGACACATGA
- a CDS encoding FtsB family cell division protein yields the protein MMWRVWVSVWVSVVLYLSLSLFFGNQGLLSYARVSRAVGAMEENLRELSFIQNRLKEQVRLLSSREEVRKEARRLLLVGEGEGVIDVLGLPVPQDPVSPGAVIFFQGAERDVRPLLRGVAVSVGLLVFLLSWFVVPAGERRRREGGPYGVHRMQRASR from the coding sequence ATGATGTGGCGTGTGTGGGTCTCCGTATGGGTATCGGTTGTGCTCTACTTGTCGCTCTCGCTCTTTTTCGGGAACCAGGGGCTCCTGTCGTACGCCCGGGTGTCCCGTGCGGTGGGGGCGATGGAGGAAAATCTCCGTGAGCTCTCCTTCATCCAGAACAGGCTCAAGGAACAGGTGCGGCTCCTCTCCTCGAGAGAGGAGGTGCGCAAGGAGGCCCGCCGACTCCTCCTGGTGGGTGAGGGGGAGGGGGTGATCGATGTGCTGGGGCTCCCTGTGCCGCAGGATCCGGTGAGTCCGGGGGCGGTGATCTTTTTCCAGGGGGCCGAGAGGGATGTGCGCCCGCTCCTCAGAGGAGTGGCCGTGAGTGTGGGGTTGCTGGTGTTCCTGTTGTCGTGGTTCGTGGTACCTGCGGGCGAGCGGAGGAGGAGAGAGGGGGGTCCGTACGGGGTTCACAGGATGCAGCGGGCCTCGAGGTAG